A DNA window from Paenibacillus sp. HWE-109 contains the following coding sequences:
- a CDS encoding FAD-dependent oxidoreductase, translating to MKRDIRADIAIIGGGVGGCAAALAACRMGKNVYMSDEYDWIGGQLTSQAVPPDEHKWIEQFGCTRSYRKFRNQVREYYRQHYPLSEYGRSAFYLNPGNGGVSRLCAEPRVTHAVLQEMFAPFVNSGQLTIHTRCKIIKAYRHGNEIQAVTVKCENGEKLTVHASYFLDATECGDLLPLAKVEYVTGAESKSETHEPHALEGPSDPHDIQAFTYCFAMDYFEGENHVIDKPKDYEFWRSFQAPFWPNPQLNWVSPDPKTLEPTEETLFPGTDKYPLFIYRRIVDRANFTTGTYPSDISLVNWAQNDYFLGNIYDVPEHLAEKHLHQAKHLSFSLLYWLQTEAPRPDGGAGYPGLRLRPDVVGTTDGMAQAPYIRESRRIKAEFTVLEQHISAAIRGDRGAEEFPDSVGIGCYRIDLHPSMRGRNFLDISSLPFQIPLGSLIPKQVTNLLAACKNIGTTHITNGCYRLHPVEWNIGESAGFTAAFCLNQGLTPSEVRVNAAKLGELQALLTANGIELTWPKIGAV from the coding sequence ATGAAAAGAGATATACGCGCAGATATTGCAATTATTGGCGGAGGAGTAGGAGGGTGCGCTGCAGCACTAGCCGCCTGTAGGATGGGAAAGAACGTATACATGAGTGATGAATATGACTGGATTGGCGGTCAGTTGACGAGTCAGGCGGTGCCGCCTGATGAGCATAAGTGGATTGAGCAATTTGGCTGTACACGAAGCTATCGCAAGTTTCGCAATCAGGTTAGAGAATACTACCGTCAACACTATCCGTTATCGGAGTACGGGCGTTCGGCGTTCTATTTGAATCCCGGTAACGGTGGGGTAAGCCGGCTGTGCGCCGAACCGCGCGTCACGCATGCCGTATTACAGGAGATGTTTGCGCCATTCGTAAACAGTGGGCAACTTACCATTCATACACGTTGTAAAATCATAAAAGCGTATAGACATGGAAATGAGATCCAAGCGGTTACCGTCAAATGTGAGAATGGGGAGAAGCTGACTGTCCACGCGTCTTATTTTCTTGATGCAACAGAATGCGGGGATTTACTGCCGCTTGCGAAAGTCGAATATGTAACTGGGGCAGAATCGAAATCAGAAACACACGAGCCCCATGCCCTGGAAGGTCCCTCAGATCCTCACGATATACAAGCTTTTACTTATTGCTTCGCGATGGATTACTTCGAAGGTGAGAATCATGTCATAGATAAACCCAAAGATTACGAGTTCTGGCGCTCATTTCAAGCACCATTCTGGCCGAATCCGCAGTTGAACTGGGTATCGCCTGATCCCAAGACGCTGGAACCGACAGAAGAAACGCTTTTTCCCGGTACGGATAAATATCCTTTATTTATTTATCGCCGGATTGTGGATCGAGCAAACTTCACAACCGGGACATATCCGTCGGATATTTCGCTAGTCAACTGGGCCCAGAACGATTACTTTCTTGGCAATATCTACGATGTGCCTGAGCACCTAGCCGAAAAGCATCTGCATCAAGCGAAACATCTGAGCTTTTCTTTGTTATACTGGCTGCAGACGGAAGCGCCACGGCCTGACGGGGGAGCCGGTTATCCGGGACTGAGGCTGCGTCCGGACGTCGTTGGGACGACCGATGGCATGGCCCAGGCACCATATATTCGGGAATCGCGCAGGATTAAAGCGGAATTCACGGTTTTGGAACAGCATATAAGCGCAGCAATAAGAGGCGATCGAGGGGCCGAAGAGTTCCCGGACAGCGTAGGCATCGGATGTTACCGGATCGATTTGCATCCGAGTATGAGGGGACGCAATTTCCTCGATATCTCATCGTTGCCTTTTCAAATCCCATTAGGGAGTCTGATCCCCAAGCAGGTTACCAACTTGCTGGCTGCGTGCAAGAATATAGGAACAACTCATATTACCAATGGCTGCTACAGGCTTCATCCGGTTGAATGGAACATCGGGGAGTCCGCAGGCTTTACAGCTGCTTTTTGTTTGAACCAAGGCTTGACCCCGAGTGAGGTTCGCGTCAACGCAGCAAAACTCGGCGAACTACAAGCTTTACTAACAGCGAATGGTATCGAACTGACATGGCCTAAGATTGGGGCTGTGTAA
- a CDS encoding nuclear transport factor 2 family protein: MSSEKNKEIIENYIEAYNSFDLQGMVKLLHKDILFRNFSNGTMDTETRGIQEFGELAAKSSKIFSSRHQTITQYHAEGDTTEILIDYEAILAVDLPNGLKLGDKLQLKGKSVFGIHEGQISLIEDYS; the protein is encoded by the coding sequence ATGAGTAGTGAAAAGAACAAGGAAATCATTGAAAATTATATTGAGGCTTACAATTCTTTTGATCTACAAGGTATGGTTAAACTTCTACATAAAGACATTCTGTTTAGGAATTTTTCAAATGGTACAATGGACACAGAAACCAGAGGAATACAAGAATTTGGTGAATTGGCGGCAAAATCATCTAAGATTTTTTCTAGCCGTCATCAGACAATTACGCAATACCATGCTGAAGGTGACACAACTGAAATACTTATTGATTATGAAGCCATATTGGCCGTTGATTTGCCTAACGGGTTAAAGCTTGGAGACAAGCTTCAATTAAAAGGGAAGTCCGTATTTGGGATTCACGAAGGGCAAATATCATTAATTGAGGATTACAGTTGA
- a CDS encoding ribosomal protein L7/L12 produces MERAEIIAIISLLISIILMIKLIGQQARINELKYDIERLEGRPETYPLPKKPASAASSTSTSTASVYAKPLYALELAPELEQRLQVLLAGGKKIEAIKELRDAAGLSLKAAKDYVDAMRNR; encoded by the coding sequence ATGGAAAGAGCAGAAATCATAGCCATTATTTCATTATTGATATCTATAATTCTAATGATTAAGCTAATAGGCCAGCAAGCCCGCATTAATGAGCTGAAATATGATATTGAACGACTGGAGGGTCGACCGGAAACCTATCCCCTACCCAAGAAGCCAGCTTCTGCTGCTTCTTCTACTTCTACTTCTACTGCTTCCGTTTACGCTAAACCTCTCTATGCTTTGGAACTTGCCCCGGAATTAGAGCAGCGGCTTCAGGTTCTACTGGCAGGTGGCAAGAAGATTGAGGCCATCAAAGAATTAAGAGATGCCGCTGGCCTTTCTTTGAAAGCTGCCAAAGATTACGTAGATGCTATGAGAAATCGTTAA
- a CDS encoding VOC family protein, with amino-acid sequence MINKIGQVMLYVNDQDECLKFWTEKAGFSVVAEEKNEYMRWIEIAPTNDAQTSFVLHNKAVIAKMQPELNLSTPSLLFFSDELDSLYQDFKDKDITVGELVTIPSGRVFNFADNEGNYFAVLEKK; translated from the coding sequence ATGATTAATAAAATCGGACAAGTTATGTTATATGTGAATGATCAAGATGAGTGTTTGAAATTTTGGACAGAAAAAGCAGGGTTCAGCGTAGTTGCTGAGGAAAAAAACGAGTATATGAGATGGATTGAAATTGCTCCAACTAACGATGCTCAAACGAGTTTTGTGCTCCATAATAAGGCCGTAATTGCAAAAATGCAGCCTGAATTAAATCTTAGTACACCTTCGTTATTGTTTTTCTCAGACGAACTTGATTCCTTATATCAAGATTTTAAGGACAAAGATATCACTGTCGGAGAACTGGTAACTATTCCATCCGGAAGAGTATTCAACTTTGCCGATAATGAAGGAAATTATTTTGCTGTTTTGGAAAAAAAGTAA
- a CDS encoding polysaccharide deacetylase family protein: MPTYFLLLLLLTGGWTLAEQQESPLDSICSPSTVSAPKVSPMAKKSIHYTNKALFLTYHHLDDQESFITITPNKFKQHLQVLQDNQYNVITIEDYACFHAHRKALPPNAVVITFDDGYRSFYEKAYPMLKQMGYPATNFVIVSDVDSDNPSLPFLTWPQIVEMKRDGFSFYSHTYDLHQKKRDEAGNLVPPLTNRIYLPKEQRMESEEEKRQRVGGDLLLGEALLRSKLHNQLSLLCFPLGEYNQPVIDDAKQLGFSLFLTTREGINTGSSEEITRISAGMPYVSADILLKKLLQYDQK, from the coding sequence ATGCCCACTTACTTCCTACTATTGCTTCTCCTCACGGGGGGCTGGACACTGGCGGAACAGCAGGAGAGTCCATTGGATTCAATTTGTTCGCCTTCTACTGTAAGCGCACCCAAAGTTTCGCCAATGGCTAAGAAATCGATTCATTATACGAATAAGGCTCTGTTTTTAACGTATCATCATCTGGATGATCAGGAGTCTTTCATCACGATAACACCTAACAAATTTAAGCAGCATTTGCAGGTATTACAAGATAATCAGTATAATGTAATAACGATTGAAGATTATGCTTGTTTCCATGCACATCGGAAGGCGTTGCCTCCGAACGCGGTTGTCATCACATTTGACGACGGGTATCGTTCTTTTTATGAGAAGGCGTATCCGATGCTCAAGCAGATGGGGTATCCAGCGACCAATTTTGTTATTGTGAGCGATGTTGACTCCGACAATCCCTCATTGCCATTCCTAACCTGGCCTCAAATTGTTGAGATGAAACGCGATGGCTTTAGCTTTTACTCGCATACATATGATCTTCATCAGAAAAAGCGTGATGAAGCAGGCAATTTAGTGCCTCCGTTAACTAATCGGATCTACTTGCCAAAGGAGCAACGAATGGAATCGGAAGAAGAAAAACGGCAGCGAGTGGGAGGAGATTTGCTGTTGGGTGAGGCGCTGCTGAGAAGCAAGCTTCACAATCAGCTCTCGCTTCTCTGTTTCCCATTAGGGGAATACAATCAACCAGTTATAGACGACGCCAAACAGCTTGGATTTTCTTTGTTTTTAACAACAAGAGAAGGCATTAACACAGGCAGCAGCGAAGAAATCACCCGAATAAGTGCGGGGATGCCTTATGTATCAGCAGATATTTTGCTCAAAAAATTGCTGCAATATGATCAGAAATAG
- a CDS encoding DMT family transporter has product MIVGILMALAAGSLISVQTMFNSKVNEAVSSQTTTALVLGMGFAASFCMGVLFEGVEFFALKPMQAWFWFSGLLGIGVVTCVVRGVKLLGASNAILLVMVSQLICALWWDSVGWFGLETVTLTMQKTIGVTVLITGLILFKATPKRLKTVSN; this is encoded by the coding sequence ATGATAGTGGGCATCTTGATGGCATTGGCCGCTGGTTCTTTGATAAGTGTTCAAACGATGTTCAACAGCAAAGTTAACGAAGCTGTAAGCTCTCAGACGACGACTGCTTTGGTATTGGGAATGGGTTTTGCAGCTTCCTTCTGTATGGGAGTGCTGTTTGAAGGAGTAGAATTTTTTGCATTAAAGCCCATGCAAGCATGGTTCTGGTTTAGCGGATTATTAGGAATTGGCGTTGTGACGTGTGTAGTTAGGGGCGTAAAGCTGCTAGGAGCCAGCAATGCGATCTTACTTGTCATGGTTTCTCAGCTGATCTGTGCTTTGTGGTGGGATTCCGTAGGCTGGTTCGGCCTGGAGACAGTTACTCTTACGATGCAAAAAACAATAGGAGTGACTGTTTTAATCACTGGTCTGATCCTGTTCAAGGCAACGCCTAAACGTTTGAAGACAGTATCAAACTAA
- a CDS encoding Crp/Fnr family transcriptional regulator, whose product MKELIDMTRISRYLSEFGLEKVFPEPLRQHMSLYRFEPDETLILQGEESQILFLLVQGKVKVYTTSTEGKTLLINFTTPLGLIGEIECLKGWENLNTVTAVSAVETIGIHKRWLSQYREEAPFLRFLLDMVTHKFYLKSISLSFNLLYPVEVRLASYLLSISSEDENEIQASISVSKLKDTANLIGTSYRHMNRVLQSFCSAGFVVRRSGTLVVKDRLGLITVAGRNIYESAEGREHL is encoded by the coding sequence ATGAAAGAGCTTATAGACATGACACGGATTAGTCGCTATTTAAGTGAATTTGGCTTAGAAAAAGTTTTCCCAGAACCGCTGAGGCAGCATATGAGCTTATACCGGTTTGAACCGGATGAAACACTTATTTTGCAAGGCGAAGAATCCCAAATTCTATTTTTGCTGGTGCAAGGAAAAGTTAAAGTATATACAACCTCAACAGAAGGGAAAACGTTGCTGATAAATTTTACAACTCCTTTAGGGCTGATCGGGGAAATTGAATGTTTGAAGGGGTGGGAGAATCTAAACACCGTAACTGCGGTATCCGCCGTAGAGACGATCGGTATCCATAAGCGCTGGTTAAGCCAGTATAGGGAGGAAGCACCCTTTCTGCGCTTTTTGCTAGACATGGTAACCCATAAATTCTACTTGAAGTCGATTTCACTTAGTTTCAATCTGCTGTATCCCGTAGAAGTCCGCTTAGCCAGCTATTTGTTGTCGATTTCTTCTGAGGATGAGAATGAGATACAAGCAAGCATAAGCGTATCCAAATTAAAAGATACGGCGAATCTGATCGGGACCAGTTACCGGCATATGAACCGAGTGCTTCAAAGTTTCTGTTCGGCAGGATTCGTTGTGCGAAGAAGTGGAACACTCGTCGTGAAAGACCGACTAGGGCTAATCACGGTAGCTGGCCGAAATATTTATGAGAGTGCTGAAGGGAGGGAGCATCTATGA
- a CDS encoding DMT family transporter: MKGFIYACLGGAFLTLQGAANANIGERIGTWQAATLTQGTGFVAAWLLVWLIRDRSWRDLKQVKTVYKLGGALAAFILFSNITAFHRNGAALTVSAVLISQITATILMEKKGLFGQAPLRLRSAQWAGVGLMVIGILLITV, encoded by the coding sequence ATGAAAGGATTTATATATGCTTGTTTGGGCGGAGCATTCCTGACATTGCAAGGTGCAGCCAATGCGAACATAGGTGAACGAATCGGAACTTGGCAAGCGGCCACACTCACCCAAGGTACCGGATTCGTAGCGGCCTGGCTGCTTGTTTGGCTGATTCGCGATAGATCTTGGCGGGATCTCAAGCAGGTGAAGACTGTTTATAAGTTAGGCGGTGCTTTGGCAGCCTTCATCCTGTTCAGCAACATCACGGCGTTTCACCGCAATGGCGCAGCTTTGACGGTGTCGGCAGTGCTAATTTCTCAAATCACTGCGACCATTTTGATGGAAAAGAAAGGCTTGTTTGGTCAAGCTCCGCTTCGATTAAGATCAGCGCAATGGGCCGGCGTGGGGTTAATGGTTATTGGCATTCTTTTGATAACCGTATAA
- a CDS encoding HD domain-containing protein, whose product MDTERVRQQIEFIREIDGLKHVLRQSYLMNGSRRENDAEHTWHIAVMGLLLKEHAIDQNLNLKKVVHMLLIHDLVEIDAGDTFAYDVKGYEDKWDREVAAAKRIFGLLPTDQQTEWMDLWLEFEEGQTTEAKYAAAMDRLHPVLHNFYTEGIAWKAHKVSVGAVKKRVAVVAEAAPALGQFVANLLEEAVEKGYLLP is encoded by the coding sequence ATGGATACGGAACGAGTTAGACAACAAATCGAATTTATTCGCGAAATTGATGGGTTGAAGCACGTGCTTCGTCAATCTTACCTAATGAACGGCTCGCGGCGCGAAAATGATGCTGAACATACCTGGCATATAGCCGTGATGGGATTATTGCTTAAAGAACATGCCATCGATCAGAATTTGAACTTGAAGAAAGTCGTTCATATGCTGCTTATTCATGATCTGGTCGAGATCGATGCTGGAGACACTTTTGCCTATGATGTCAAAGGGTATGAAGATAAATGGGATCGGGAAGTAGCGGCTGCTAAACGTATTTTTGGGCTTCTTCCTACGGATCAACAGACCGAGTGGATGGACTTATGGCTCGAATTCGAGGAAGGTCAGACGACGGAAGCCAAATATGCTGCTGCAATGGATCGACTTCATCCTGTGCTGCATAATTTCTATACGGAAGGCATAGCCTGGAAAGCTCACAAAGTTTCGGTTGGCGCGGTAAAGAAGAGGGTCGCTGTCGTCGCTGAAGCTGCTCCTGCATTAGGACAATTTGTCGCGAATCTGCTTGAAGAAGCAGTAGAAAAAGGTTATCTATTGCCATAG
- a CDS encoding MFS transporter has translation MWTYTVDIFRDLSPGVKRFIATESLFGIGVGILSLILNLHLLELGFSKGDVGRITSLGALTIGLASLPAGFIVKHVGRKTMLVTGMLLAFLSLTVFGFATSLGAVTAAQVIWSLAITAIVNTEIQLIFQYCRSKKEETSAYSLLFAVFTFFTGLGTWLGGYLPDWLHGQTSTYQSAFFVAGGCLALSGILRGLLLPSTHARVGDAGETRGVQGAKPSNQAKRGHAIYFLLLLSLLIFNSGFTYGLLSPFLNVILKFRFQMEDGNISGLLALSGFFFFIGSIAMPYIVERWGSRKTFVFLFLYNMVVVALMALAMPASLFAILLLIRGTGFTMLNNLMDSECMSAVAEEDRNLFAGMRTVSRSIGNTIASFWAGYILAGNHYSLPFVLTAIAMLAGYAVYAWFVQGMLDKRLRDQS, from the coding sequence ATGTGGACTTATACAGTAGATATATTTCGTGATTTATCTCCTGGCGTGAAGCGATTCATCGCTACGGAGAGCTTATTTGGCATCGGTGTGGGCATCCTCAGCCTTATCCTAAATTTACACCTTCTAGAGCTAGGCTTCTCCAAGGGCGATGTCGGCAGAATAACATCGTTAGGCGCATTGACGATCGGCTTGGCTAGTCTGCCGGCTGGTTTCATCGTGAAGCATGTGGGGCGCAAAACGATGCTCGTAACAGGCATGCTCTTGGCATTCCTGTCATTGACGGTGTTCGGATTCGCAACCAGCCTTGGTGCAGTTACCGCTGCGCAGGTCATCTGGTCGCTTGCGATCACAGCCATCGTGAACACCGAAATTCAGTTGATTTTCCAATATTGCCGCAGCAAGAAAGAAGAGACAAGCGCTTATTCTTTGCTGTTCGCCGTTTTTACATTTTTCACTGGCCTTGGCACATGGCTCGGCGGCTACTTGCCGGATTGGCTGCATGGCCAAACTTCTACCTACCAGTCAGCGTTCTTCGTTGCTGGTGGATGTCTGGCGCTCTCAGGTATATTACGCGGATTGCTGCTTCCATCTACACATGCCAGGGTGGGGGATGCTGGCGAGACCCGCGGCGTACAAGGAGCGAAGCCTTCGAACCAGGCCAAAAGGGGGCATGCGATCTATTTCCTATTGCTGCTCTCGTTGTTAATATTCAATTCAGGCTTTACTTATGGACTGCTAAGTCCCTTCCTGAATGTCATTCTGAAATTCCGCTTTCAGATGGAGGACGGCAACATTTCCGGATTGCTTGCATTGTCTGGATTTTTCTTCTTTATCGGTTCCATTGCTATGCCGTATATCGTAGAGCGATGGGGTAGCCGGAAAACATTCGTGTTCCTGTTTCTGTATAACATGGTGGTCGTTGCCTTGATGGCGCTAGCTATGCCAGCGTCGCTATTCGCGATATTGCTGCTTATTCGCGGGACGGGATTCACTATGCTGAACAATTTGATGGATAGCGAATGCATGTCGGCAGTGGCCGAAGAAGACCGCAACTTGTTCGCAGGTATGCGGACGGTCTCACGCAGTATTGGCAACACGATTGCTTCTTTTTGGGCAGGCTATATTTTGGCTGGAAATCATTATTCGCTGCCTTTCGTTCTTACGGCGATTGCCATGCTGGCGGGTTATGCTGTGTATGCGTGGTTCGTACAGGGCATGCTGGATAAAAGACTGCGAGATCAGTCATGA
- a CDS encoding MerR family transcriptional regulator gives MRYYRPVDIAKELQISTSALRHYESWGVVPLPERSDNGYRLYTKVHLVYFRCLRAMLPGFGFTLTYDVLRDIQKADMDHAFWLVNAEQAKLHEEKRAADQSLVLLQDPQLTVFKDRKLNKLMTIGEVAAITNVQSSAIRHWEKEGLLKPERDPRNGYRFYTPVHVRQILLINNLRRTVYYLGKMKELVQAVEHQSIEKTKEVTEHALIRINLRNRQQLNGIHKLIELCMEVGLAGKIEEPFSKPIHTFHSEH, from the coding sequence ATGCGATATTACAGACCTGTAGATATTGCCAAAGAGCTTCAAATAAGCACAAGTGCTTTAAGACATTATGAATCTTGGGGAGTCGTCCCATTGCCTGAACGAAGTGATAATGGGTATCGTCTCTATACCAAAGTTCATTTGGTCTATTTTCGCTGTCTTCGTGCCATGCTGCCCGGCTTTGGTTTCACACTTACTTATGATGTGCTTCGTGATATTCAAAAGGCAGATATGGACCATGCATTTTGGCTTGTTAATGCCGAACAAGCCAAATTACATGAGGAAAAAAGGGCTGCTGACCAGTCGCTTGTACTGCTTCAAGACCCCCAATTAACTGTTTTCAAGGATAGGAAGCTAAATAAATTGATGACTATTGGTGAAGTGGCCGCAATAACCAATGTTCAATCCTCAGCCATTCGCCATTGGGAAAAAGAAGGACTTCTCAAGCCAGAAAGGGATCCTCGTAATGGATACAGGTTTTATACGCCCGTTCATGTGAGACAAATTTTATTGATCAACAATTTGAGAAGGACTGTGTATTATTTAGGCAAAATGAAAGAGCTTGTCCAAGCTGTAGAACATCAAAGCATTGAAAAGACGAAAGAAGTTACTGAACACGCTCTCATTCGCATTAATCTTCGCAATAGGCAACAATTGAATGGGATTCATAAGTTGATAGAGTTATGTATGGAAGTAGGTCTAGCAGGCAAGATTGAAGAGCCGTTTTCCAAACCCATTCATACCTTTCATAGCGAGCACTGA
- a CDS encoding alpha/beta fold hydrolase, whose product MLNVKMHDGNWIHVEIKGDGPNLLLPVNPFPIEGPQAEEMLQWGVDPALGRSLIDGLCDKFRVIAFDYEGHVLSFAKPDTLTPNNITIDFLSIADTADAENFAYYGYSWLALCGMQLAIRTRRLSALVMGGFPPIDGPYREMLSVTRATHQLSVSTIESSNTAQNNASTDFDWSRVEITMTVAQTKQFVTLYQVLQDFSDLEAQTMITCPRLCFAGSSDKIHYGKRWGDQEVDIVGPLITRREEIEALGWDVSLLEGLDHTQAMQAANVLPILRPWLLTK is encoded by the coding sequence ATGTTGAATGTAAAAATGCACGATGGCAATTGGATACATGTTGAGATTAAAGGGGATGGACCTAACCTGCTGCTTCCGGTAAATCCATTTCCGATCGAAGGGCCACAAGCCGAGGAGATGTTACAATGGGGCGTAGATCCTGCCCTTGGCCGTTCTCTGATAGACGGTCTTTGCGATAAATTTCGTGTGATTGCCTTCGACTATGAAGGTCATGTTTTGAGTTTTGCTAAACCCGATACACTAACACCGAACAACATTACTATCGACTTTCTGTCCATTGCCGATACGGCAGATGCAGAGAATTTTGCCTATTACGGCTATTCATGGCTTGCTCTTTGTGGCATGCAGTTGGCGATTCGAACTCGTCGGCTTTCAGCCCTTGTCATGGGTGGTTTCCCGCCAATCGACGGTCCCTACCGTGAAATGCTGAGCGTCACCAGGGCGACGCATCAGTTGTCCGTTTCAACGATTGAGTCTTCGAACACCGCCCAGAACAACGCTTCAACTGACTTTGATTGGTCCCGAGTTGAAATAACAATGACTGTGGCTCAGACCAAGCAGTTCGTCACCTTATATCAGGTACTCCAAGATTTCAGCGATCTAGAGGCACAAACCATGATAACATGCCCACGTCTATGCTTTGCAGGTTCATCTGACAAGATTCATTATGGCAAACGTTGGGGTGATCAGGAAGTGGACATCGTTGGTCCGCTCATTACGCGGCGTGAGGAGATTGAAGCTCTTGGTTGGGATGTCTCACTTCTTGAGGGCCTTGATCATACACAGGCCATGCAAGCCGCCAACGTTTTGCCCATCTTGCGACCTTGGTTACTTACCAAGTAG
- a CDS encoding NAD(P)H-dependent oxidoreductase yields MKILVIAAHPNLRESRVNKRWVTELHKYPEQVTVHELYAAYPEKTIDIEREQALIAEHDRLVLQFPLQWYSTPAMLKQWVDDVFTTSWLFSHGGKKVAGKELILAISIGGVEATYQAGGLIGYTISELMRPFQALANQINLTLLPHFNLYGAVKATDEEIEISAAQYAQYILTPELNPRIAWKRNLEAMQKTVMTEQK; encoded by the coding sequence ATGAAAATATTGGTTATTGCAGCTCATCCTAATTTACGTGAGTCACGTGTCAACAAACGCTGGGTAACGGAATTGCACAAGTATCCTGAGCAAGTAACTGTGCATGAATTGTACGCAGCTTATCCAGAAAAAACGATTGATATTGAGCGTGAACAGGCATTGATTGCAGAACATGATCGCCTAGTGCTTCAATTCCCTCTACAATGGTACAGCACACCGGCTATGTTGAAGCAATGGGTGGATGACGTATTTACAACGAGTTGGCTGTTTAGTCACGGAGGCAAGAAAGTAGCCGGCAAAGAACTTATTCTCGCAATATCAATCGGTGGTGTAGAAGCGACCTATCAGGCTGGAGGCTTGATCGGGTACACGATCAGCGAACTGATGCGTCCTTTTCAAGCCTTGGCGAATCAAATTAATCTGACATTGCTTCCACATTTTAATTTGTACGGCGCGGTTAAGGCAACGGATGAGGAGATCGAAATCAGTGCTGCACAGTATGCCCAATATATTTTGACCCCTGAACTCAATCCTCGAATTGCTTGGAAACGAAACCTGGAAGCTATGCAAAAAACAGTGATGACAGAGCAGAAGTAA
- a CDS encoding TetR/AcrR family transcriptional regulator translates to MSPRTKEQNEIIRKQRKQEILQAAIRVYVDKGYVASEMSDIANQAGLAHGLVYYYFKNKKALFRELYEYMMEESKQYTKTFFQQEGSSYALFESYARIVCERVLENPVTQRFYMRISLDVHHLYTPEEFSPFEWIRNFMSQMTLAIEKGIQQGAIQQGDANLMAVQFWGSVSQGMNYLDQVQQELTAQGIPDADRKDQLKTILDQVVESAISLFKPK, encoded by the coding sequence ATGTCTCCTAGAACCAAAGAGCAAAACGAAATCATTCGCAAGCAGCGAAAACAAGAAATTTTACAGGCGGCTATCCGCGTTTATGTCGATAAAGGCTATGTCGCGTCTGAAATGAGCGATATCGCGAATCAGGCAGGGCTTGCACATGGCTTAGTTTACTATTACTTCAAAAATAAGAAAGCTTTGTTCCGCGAGTTGTATGAGTATATGATGGAGGAGTCCAAGCAATATACGAAGACATTTTTCCAGCAAGAAGGCTCATCTTATGCGTTGTTCGAAAGCTACGCACGAATCGTCTGCGAGCGGGTTTTGGAGAATCCTGTCACGCAGCGTTTTTATATGCGAATCAGCCTGGACGTGCATCACTTGTACACGCCAGAAGAGTTTTCTCCATTTGAGTGGATTAGAAACTTCATGTCTCAGATGACATTGGCCATCGAGAAGGGCATCCAACAAGGCGCGATTCAGCAAGGCGACGCTAATTTGATGGCTGTGCAATTCTGGGGATCTGTCTCTCAGGGGATGAATTATTTGGATCAAGTCCAACAGGAGCTGACAGCGCAAGGAATTCCCGATGCGGATAGGAAAGATCAGCTTAAGACGATATTGGATCAAGTTGTAGAATCGGCGATTTCGTTATTTAAGCCTAAGTAA